Part of the Sulfurovum sp. TSL6 genome, GAAGTAAAAGACAGTGGTGCATGGAGAGGGGAGATATGGAAAAATATCATAGGCTATGGTATTGTTATCTTTATCTTTTTTATACTGTTCGGACTCTATCTTGCTAAATTGTTTTTAAAGCCGATGCGGGATTCCATTGTACTGTTGGACAGGTTTATTAAAGATACTACGCATGAGCTTAATACACCGCTCTCTGCTATACTGGCAAATATAGAGATGATGGATACCGATGTCATGGTAGAGAAAAATAAGACCAAACTGGCACGAATCAACATTGCAGCTAAAACAGTTTCTGTACTTTACAAAGATTTAACGTATCTTATGCTGGAAGAAGAGAAAGAGAACCATAATGAAGAGATAGATATCAAAGAGCTCATATATAACAGGTTAGAGTATTTTTCTGTTCTGGCACAGTCAAAACATATAGAATATGATCTAGACTTGGAAGAGGCAAGTATTACTATGGATAGACGTAAATTTACAAGGGTGATAGATAACCTCATATCAAATGCGATTAAATATAATAAACGTAAAGGTACAATAGGAATACGATCAAGAGAAGGCATGTTGGTTATCTGGGATACAGGTATAGGTATAAATGAAGAAAAAATACCTTTTATTTTTGATCGCTATATGAGATTCAATAAGAGTGAAGGTGGTTTTGGTGTCGGTTTGAGCATCGTTAAAAAAATACTGGATGAATATAATATCTCTATAGTGGTAGATTCAAAAGAAGGAGAGGGTACAGAAATGGTGTTGAGATGGTAAAGCCTATCATGCTATGTTTAGCCTTGGTATCAGGTGTGTTCGCACAGGATGCGTATGAACGTCATTGTGTGGAGTGTCATAAAGAGTTACCCACATCATTACAGCGTATGTTTATGCGTTACCTGCTTGTCTATAGTGGTGAAGAAAATGTGAAAGCAGGGCTGAAACATTATTTGAAATATCCCTTAAAAGAGATCTCTGTTATGTCTGATCTATTTATAGACACTTATGGTATTAAAGAAAAAACGAAGTTGTCTGATAGTGACATTGATGAAGCTTTGGATATATATTGGAATAAGTTTAAGGTTTTTAATAAGTTGAAGTAGTTACAATAACTTTGGATAAGGTTATATTATAAAATAAAGGAAGAATGAACATGAAAAGAATAGTCACTGTACTTAGTCTTGTTGCATTTGCAATGGTCAGTACACCAACAGTCGCATCTGCGAGTGTAAAAAAAGGTCAAAAAGTATATAAAAAGAAGATTAGAAAATATTGTGGATTCTCAGGCGTGAGATTTGCAAGACATCATACCCAGGATGAGTGGGAAGAATTATATGATGATGGCGAATTTGAAGCAGAAACAAAGAGACTTTGCCCGAAATTACCTCTAAAGAAAATTAAAAAATCATGGTGGAAACACTTGTATGAATTCACTTATGAATATGGTGAAGGTGGATCACACGTTCCAAAGTGTTAAACTAAATGTAACTTCTCGAAGCAGTTGTCAACCTTCTGCTTCTTCTTTCAAATACTTCACAATATTTTCACAATTCCATGCTATTATGCTTTTACCTAAAAATTAAAAGGATTATATATGAAGACTATGACAAAATTGGCAGTTGCTGCTTTACTTGGTATGACATTACTCTCATCAACTGCATCTGCAGATGTGAAAAAAGGTCAAAAGATTTATCTTAAAAAGATGAAAGCGCCTTGTGGATTTAATGGTGTTAAGTTTGCACAAAAACATACGCAAGATGAGTGGGAAATGATCCATGAAGCTGGTAAGTTTGAAAATGAAGTAAAGAAAATATGTCCAAAGTTAAAAAAATTCAAAGCAAAATATGTTGATGATGTATATGACTTTGCTTATGAATATGCAAGCGATTCTGGTAACGTACCTGCGTGTTAAGGAATTGTAAACTATAATTTCGAGGTGAAAGGCCTACTTACCGTAGACCTTTTTAATGTTAATCAATAAAATAAAAGGAATTAAAATGAAAAAAATTGCAATCGCAATGTTACTCGCTGGATCTACACTACTTATGGCTGATGGTGCTGCTGCTTACGCTAAATGTGTTGGTTGTCACGGTGCAAACGGTGAAAAAAAAGCTCTAGGTAAATCTGCTGTGATCACAGGTCAAGATGCTGCTAAAACAATTGAGCAACTTAACGGTTATAAAGCTGGTACACTTAACCAACACGGTATGGGTGGTCTTATGAAAGGTCAAGTAGCTTCTATGGATGATGCTACTATCAAAGCTGTTGCAGAGCACATTGCAGCAATGAAATAAGTTTTTTTAAACTTTTACATTCAAAAGCCTTTTGGCTTTTGAATAGATCTCCTCTTTTCTCCTCTTAAAATCTATTTTATTTTCTTACTTTAATAGCGATCAAATAAGCATTTGAGTATATACTACTAACTGCCAGTACATTTTCCTGTTTCACATTTCATCGGAAGTAACTCTTTTTTTGGTACCTTTACGGTATTGTCTGATGAACATTTTGTACTTAACCTACCGGTCTCTTTGACACGTACACAATCGTATATCTCTTTTGTTGTTAACGCTTTCAGTACACAGTTCCGCCTATTGTCTTCTTTTTCAAGCTGGTTTAAAATGTTCATCTTCTTTTTTACCAGTAATGCGGAACCATCAACCATACTTGCACCACATTTTCCTGGACCACATTTCATACCATCTTCAGTGATGGATCCTTTTTGCTCTTTATCTGTACATCCTGCTAGAAGAGATAGAGTGAAAAGCAGTGTGATCGTTAGCCTTGATTTCATTTGGAACCTTTAGTTTGTTTTAATTGATATTTCTCATACATTTCGTAAAAAATAGGGATGAGAAACAGGCTTAATATAGCGGAACTTACAAGCCCACCTATCATAGGTGCTGCAATACGTTGCATAACTTCACTTCCTATACCAGAAGTGTACATGATAGGTAGAAGTCCTGCCAATATGGCAAATACAGTCATGAGTTTTGGTCTCACTCTTTGCACAGCACCTTCATAAATGGCATCGGAGAGGTGTTGCCTGTTAAATTTTCCACCCATTTTTTTATGCATCTCTTCAACACTTTCTTGTAGATAGACAATCATGACTATAGCTGTCTCTGCAGCAATTCCTAGAAGGGCTAAAAAACCGACTATCACTGCAATACTCATATTAAACTGCAACATATATAAATAAATTATACCGCCTAGTAGGGCAAAAGGAAGTGTGAAAAATACAATAAGTGTAGGTACCATTTTCCCCAGTGCAAAATAAATAAGGATCAATATCACTAAGAGCACAACAGGAACTATCCATTTTATTTTTTTCATTGCTGAGGTAAGGTATTCTGACTGTCCTTCCCATTCTAGGTAATATCCCGGAGGGAGTTTTATATTTTTTAAACTCTTAACGGCCTCTTCTTTGTATTTAACTGCACTCACTCCTTGTTGTGGCGTAATATATATGAATGTTACCGGTGTTGCCATTTCACTTTTTATTACAGAAGCACTCTCTTTGTATTCCACTTTTGCAAAGGTGGAAAGTGGTACAAATCCAAGCGGTGTTTTGACTTGTATATTACGTATATCATCAAGGTTACGACGCTCTTCTTCTTCAAAGCGCAGTGCGATAGGGTAACGTTCCAAACCTTTATACATTGTGGTGATCTTTTTACCACCGATCGCAGCTGAAGTATATTCATGGATCAACGATTTAGAAATGTTATAACGCTGTAATGCCTCGGTGTCTATGTTAATATCTATGAAAAATCCCGCACTAGCCTGATCAGAAAAAACAGATTGTGTACCTTTAAGTTCACGTAGTTTTGATTCTATTTGCATTGCTGTAGATTGTAGTACTTTTGCATCTTTTCCATAAAGTTTGATGCCCAAAGGTGTTCTTATACCTGAAAGTAACATATCGATTCGACCACGTATAGGATAGGTCCAAGAGTTAACAAGACCCGGTATCTGGAGTGCATCTTCCATTTCGGCCATAAGTTTTTCATGTGTCATACCTGTACGCCATTGTGATTTTGGTTTAAAGGTAATGATGGTTTCGATCATACCAAGAGGTGCGGGATCAGTAGCTGAACTGGCACGTCCTCCTTTACCAAATACCGTCGCCACTTCAGGAAAACTTTTGATGATCTGATCAGTTTTCTGTGTCAGTGCTTTACTTTGATCCACAGAGATGCCATACGGTGTAACAGGCATATACATGACAGTTTGCTCATTGAGCATAGGCATAAATTCCCAGTTTAACTTTTGGTAAAGAGGTATAGCAAATGCAAGTCCGCCAATGGCTAGTGGTATAACGAGGTATTTGAGTTTTAAACTATAGAGCAGGAGCGGGTGATAAAGCCAAATAAAAAAACGATTCAGTGGATTTTTTGATTCGGGGATGATCTTTCCTTTTATGAAGTATATCATTAAGACAGGTACTAGTGTAACGGAGAGTATCGCTCCTGCAGTCATCGCAAATGTTTTAGTAAAAGCAAGAGGATTAAACAGTAATCCCTCTTGACCCGAAAGTGCAAAGATAGGTAAAAAGGAGACGACAACAAGTGCCAGAGCAAAAAAGATAGGACGTCCAACAAGTTGAGAAGATTGAATAATGGTTTTGATACGTTCATCATTCTCCAGAGGCTCACCATGCGCTTCAGTTTTTTTATGTATAGCTTTATGCGCATTTTCTATCATAACGATAGATGCATCTACCATGGCACCGATAGCTATGGCGATACCTCCTAGACTCATAATATTAGATGGTATAGCAAAAACTTTCATAAGTAAAAAAGGTAAGGCTATGGTTAATGGAAGTACGATAAGCATGATAAGTATAGAACGAAAGTGTATTAAAAACAAACTAATGACTATGATGACGATGATACTTTCTTCAAATAGAGTCGTTTGAAGCGTTTTAATCGCTGATTCTATTAGCCCCGAACGGTCATAGGTAGTAACAATGTCCACACCTTCTATTTTAAGTTCTTGTATTTTAGACTTGATACGTTTTATGACAGTGTATACATCTTCTCCATAACGTACCATGACAATACCTCCTACCACTTCTCCCTCTCCATTGAGGTCAGCCAGTCCACGTCTTGCACTTGGCACCATCTCTACACGTCCTAATTGAGAGAGTGTCAGAGGTATACCATTTTTGGTAGTGACGACAAGTTGTCGTATTTCATCTAAATCTTTGATATACCCTTTGGCCTGTACCATCCATTCATAGCCGTTTTGAATGACGATGCGTCCACCAGTGTCATTATTGTTCTGTTTCAGTGTTTTAGAAATATCTTTGATCGAAAGATCATACTGCACCAGTGCATCATTGTTCACAGTAATTTGATAGGTTGGTACAAATCCACCTATACTGGCTACTTCACTCACCCCATCTACACCCATAAGTGCGTATTTGTAATAGTAGTCTTGAAGTGTTCTCAGTTCATCAAGGGTTTTGGTTTGAGAGGTCAGTGCATATTCATACACCCATCCTACACCAGAAGCATCGGGTCCGAGTGTGACTTCCATCGTATCTGGAAGCTGACTTTGTATGGATGCCAGTTGTTCAAGTACACGGCTTCTGGCCGAATAGAGGTCTGTACCTTCTTTAAAAATGATGTAGATCAGAGCATTTTCGTAGGTTGAAAATCCACGTACGGTTTCAATGTTTGATATTGCCAGAAATTGTGAAACCAGCGGATAGGTTCCTTGATCTTCTATGATTTCGGGGCTTTGCCCTTTCCAAGTGACTTGTACGATGACCTGTGGAGGTGAAAGATCCGGCAGGGCATCTAACGGTGTATTCCTCATTGCCCAAATGGAACCTATGATGAGGAATAGGGTGGTCATAAGGACAAGAAAACGATTTTTAGCCGAAAATACTATGAGTCGTTCTATCATTAATAAATCCCGTTGATTTGGGCATCAGAATCCATCATGAACAGCGCATTATTTACCACCGTATCTCCCTCTTTAAGACCTTTGATGATTTCATAATGTTTCGAGTCTATGGGTTTGATCTGAATGACCATAGGTTCATACTCACCTTCAAATTCCGTAGCAAGAAAAGCATACCACATGCCATTTTTACGTATAGCTGCGGTACGAGGTATAATAAGACGACTTTTCGCATCGGCTGATGCATAGACTTTTGCATACATGCCTGGTTTTAATAAAGTTTCCTCATTATCAAGTTGAAGTCTTAATGTAGCCGTTGCCTCTTTAGGATCCAGTTTTGGGTAAAGAAGTTTTTTTTGGGCTGTATAGGTTTTGGAAATACCTTTGGATTTTACACTAAAATGAGTTAGGAGAGGCAGTTTTTCAATTTCATCCTGATAGAGTTTGACTTCTATCCATACTTTTTCCAGGTTTACAATTTGAAAGAGTTTTTTTTGTGAATTGAAAGAGGCACCTTCGTTAATATTTTTTTCAAATATCCATCCTGATTGTGGTGCATAGATAGTGGTAAATTCATCGACCTTACGTTCATTGTCAATCCGTTTTATCTCTTCATTACTGACACCCAAAAGACGTAGTTTGGTTTTTGCACTCTGAAGCATTTGAGGTGAAGGGTGCTTTTTATTGAATTCCAATGAGTGTAAGTAGTCCTGTTTGGATTTGTATACTTCTGGAGAATAGACATAGGCTAAGGCATCACCTTTTTCTACTTTTTTATAGAGTGTGTCGGCAAAAAGTTTTGTGACATACCCTGAAAACCATGCATGTATATCAACTTTGCGTGAATCTTCCGCAACGATATATCCGTAGCTGATTTGCTCCTTGGCCATGGTCATTCTTTTTACTTTGATGGTCTTGACATTAAAAAGCTGTTCTATGGTAGGAATGGATTTTTTTTGATCCTGAGAGAATAAAAAAATTGGAATCAGTAAAAGTGTGAGCGTTGTTTTTATATGTATGGATACCATTATATTTCACCTATAAGAGATTTGAGTTGTGCCTGTGTTCGAAGGTATTCGGCTTTGATGGAAATACGCTGTTCTTCCAGGTCTAGTTTTTGTTCCAGGAGATTGGTGTAAGCAAAAAGGTCACCTCCGCTTTGAATACCGGATTGACTCAGTTCGATCATATGATCAAGCTGGGGTAGGCTTTCATTTTGGATAATGTCATAGATGTGGTAGGCTTCAGTGAGTTTAGCATACATAACAGTAATTTCGCTCTCCAAGGAAGATCTGTAATCTAAAGAAGCACTTGCTGCAGCAAGTGCTTCCATGCGTGCGGCTTCTGCATTATGTTTTTCTGAACCATATAAGGGCAGAGATACTCCCACTGTCACAGAGGCATAGTCAGGATATTCTCTACGGTTGAAATAACCTACATTCAGATAAGGGTCCGGGGTAACACTTAGTTCCTGTATGACCTTGTTTGCATCAGCGATATTTTGCTCGGAGAGTTTCATGTGGTAGTTTAGATTGTTTTGTGATTTAGAAAGATAACTTTCTAATGATTTAGGACGTTTGATCATTAATGGATCAGAAATTGTAGATACATCTCTTTGTACAAGGTATTTGAGTTTAGCTTGTTGGTTTTTCAAGATCATTGTATAACGTTCATATTTTATTTTTATTTTAGCAAGCATCAAACTCGCAGCCATCATGCTGGTGTGACTTTTGTTCTCTGTAGATGCGTAGGAGGTATAGAGTTCTATATTCTGTTTTGCTACAACTTTATATCGGTTGACTATACGGATGCGTTCTTCAAGTTCTTTCATTGTATAGGATGTCATCCGTATCTCTTTAGCCAGTGTGATCTTGGCTACTTCATAGGAGTCAACTATAAGACTTTTTTGGGCTTTCGTAAAGGTTTTTCGGGCATCGAGTTTACCGAACCATGGAAACTTTTGTTTAAAATTAACAGCATTGAACTGCATAGGTTCAAGGCCGCGGTCAGAAGGATTATCAAACTGTATATCATTGATAGTAAAAGAGAGGTCTGGATTAGAGAAATTTTGACTCTCTTCTATACGTTCATCCATTGCCAAAAGACGGTGCTGGATAGTTTGGAGTGAAGGGTGCTTTTTGATTGATTGATCGATAAGTTGTTGAATACTTTGTGCCTGCAGCAATCCTACAGTCCATAAAGTAAAAAGTATAATACGCATTAGTTCTCCCGGAGTTTGTTTAGTGTGTTTATAAAGTTATGATATTTTATCGTCATTATGTGTACCCTGTGTGCAATATGTAATATATGTGAAACAAGCGTTTAAAAATGGAAAAAATAAAATATACTATAAAACCTATAGATTTACTTGACATTAAAAATATATTTGGCTAATATACACTTATAAGATAATGAAATGCACTTGTAAAAACCCTAGATGTTTACATTAGACAAGGCATTGCACATTTTTTTTGGTTATTTTAGTCTCCCCTATATTGTTTATTGTTAATAAACAAACTGAGAAAAAGTCAATGTTGTAAATTACTCTAGGGTCTTTAGAGGTGCAAATCATAGTGCTAAAGGGCTTTGCTCAAAAATATTACTTCAGTGAAAGGAAAGAATATGTCTCCAAGTTGTCCGATATCTACAAGAAGAGTTGACTCTAACATGGTAAGAATTATCTCTTTCCAGGTAACACTTTTTACGCTTATACTTTTGATCACACAAGAGAGTGCCTTTGCACTCATCATACTCTTTGATTTTTTCATGAGAGCATTGCGATTATCAAATTTCAGTCCATTTGAGATGATGGGTAAGTTTGTACTTAGAGGGTGGGGTGTTGCACCTAAACTTTGTGATGAATCACCAAAAAGGTTTGCGCTGTATCTTGGACTGGTCACTTCATTGTTTATTGTCGTCTTTTATTTTGCCGGTTTTACACTATTTGCTACTGTGGTAGCGATTATTTTATTAATTTGTGCATTACTTGAGACATTATTCGATTTTTGTATAGGATGTAAGCTATACTACGTGATACAAATCGGTAAAGGTCTTTTAGGAAATGATAGGAATATCCAGTAAAACAATTTATGCTGTCGCTGCACTTCAGGAGTTGGGTTCAATTCCAGACAATAAAGTCCTTAAGATAAAAGAAATAGCAGCAAATGCATCCATCCCGCAAAACTTTTTGGAACAAATACTTTTAGAACTTAAAAAGCAGGGTCTGCTTACAAGCATCAAAGGTGCACATGGCGGATACAAACTTGCAAAAAAACTTAATGATATCACACTCAAAGATGTGGTGCTTATCTTAGAGTCAGATATATTTGCTGATAACTATCAAACAGATAATCAAGCACTTAAATTCTTTTGGGATGATATTAAACAAAAAGTCTCAGCCGTGTTCGAGATCCCCTTGTCTGAACTGAAGAACTATCAACTTAAAGCCAACCAAATACTTAATTATTCAATATAGGAACTAAGATGAACAATACCACTGATTTTGATTACTTCAATACCTTACTTGTCCAAAGTGTAGGTTCAAAGGTAGGCCCTATTGCACCTACGATCACCCCGTCTGCTGCTTATGGCTATGAAAATGCCGAAGAAGCAGAAGGTATCTTTTCTGCACAGGTCAACAAGCCTCTCTATGCAAGAGTAGGGAACCCGACAAATGCTAAATTGGAAGCTATCGTAGCGAAGATGGAGGGTGGATTTGGTGCCATTGCTACTTCTTCAGGTATGGGTGCTATCTCTATGGTATGTAGCGCTTTTTTATCTGCAGGGGATGAGTTGCTTTGTATCGGTGGCTTCTTTGGAGGGACCTATTCACTTGTGAATGAAACTTTGGCACGTTTTGGTATCACAAACACTTTTTGTACTGTAGATGATTTTGAACACATTGAAGCAACACTTAAACGTGGTATTAAAATGGTACTTTTTGAGTCAGTAGGTAATCCCAGCCTTACACTTCCAGATATACAGCGTATTATCGACCTTTGTAATAAGTATGAAACATTGGTCATGATAGACAATACTGCAACACCGCTTTTGGTGAGACCACTGGAGATGGGTGCCGACATCTCTGTACACTCTTCAACTAAAAATATGTCTGGTCACTCAGCTGCACTGGGTGGAATAGCTGTTTTTAGAGCGGTAAAAGAAGAGGGTGATAAATTACTGAACCCAAAATATGCAGATGTACACAAAATAGTGAAAAAGATGGGAAAAAAAGCATTTATACCTATCTGTAAAAAACGTGCCATTCGTGATTTTGGTATGACTGCCAATGCCTTTGGTTCATTTATGACAATGGTAGGACTGGAAACACTCTCACTTAGGGTAGAGAGGATCAATAAAAGTGTTGAAACTGTCGCAGCATTACTTGACGAGAAACTGCCTGAGGGGGTAAGTGTAAACCATCCATCACTTCCATCAAGTCCTGATCATGATCGATACAAGTCAGACTTTGCCCAAGGTTGCGGTCCATTACTCAGTATAAACTGTGGCACAAAAGAGCGGGCTTTTATTTTCCTCAACAAACTGAATCTTGTGATACAAACAGCAAACATAGGGGACAATAGAACACTCGCACTTCATATGACAAGTACCATTTATAGTGATTTCAATGAGGAAGCCCGTAAATTTTTAGGTGTGGATGAAGGGTTGATCCGTGTTTCCATCGGTTTGGAAGATCCTATGGCCATTGCAGAAGACTTTTTACAAGCAGCAAATGCATTATAAGTAGGTATCGTGCGCCATACGTTTCTGCGTTTTTCCCTATTCATACTGTTGCTGTTGGTTTCTCTCGAAGCCAGCAGTGAACACAAAGGGCTTATCTATCTCAATACTATTAGAGAAAAGAGTGGCCTTATCAAACTTAAAACCAATAAAACTTTACAACATGCAGCTACTTCACATGCAAACTATCTCATACATAACCAACAAAACGGACATTACGAAAAAAGAGGAAAATATGCATATACAGGTAGTACACCTTCTGAGCGTGTGATAAAAGCAGATTATCCTTCCACTTTTGTGATGGAAAATGTCTCTATTAATACAGCAGGGCATAAAAAATCCATAGACAACCTTTTTTCCGCGATTTACCATCGTTTTGTATTTTTGGATTTTGATATAGATGAGATAGGTTTTGGGGTTTCATCTAGCAAGAAAAAAAGAAAAGTAAAACATGCATATGTCTATAATATGGGTTCATCAGGTATTGCAGGACTTTGTAATAGATCCTTTACTTTGACACATGGTATCTATTATATGAGTGATATTTGTAAGCAAAGTACCAAGATGATACCTCAGTCACTTTTTGAAGTAACAAAAGATAAAGTACGACGTAAAAACAGAGATATTATCGTGTATCCATACGCTGAACAAAGAGATATCTGGCCTGCTTTTTATAATGAGTCTCCAGATCCTCTTCCTGGTTATAAAGTCAGCGGTTTTCCACTTTCTGTACAGTTCAATCCTGCAAATTATAAACATGTAACGTTGAGATCTTTTCGTTTATATGATGAAAATGGAAAAGAGATAAAAGAAACTAAGATCCTGCAATACAACAGTGATCATAACCATCTTTTAACCGAATTGGAATTTGTACTCATGCCACTGAAAAGACTAGAGTTTGACACAAAATATACGGCAGTATTTGAAGCGGTTGCCGATGGGGCTAAAATGAAAAAGCAGTGGACATTCAAAACAGCCAAACCTGAAGAAAAAATATATAGAGTGAGTGGCAATAAGACAAAACTGACAGTACAGGCAGGTTCAACAGTTTTACTCTACATGGTACCGGGTTCAGGGAAAGATATCTTACATAGTTACCGGTCCAGGGGAGGTATCAATGCCTCATTTCTGGATCAAAATACCTTAAAAGTGACATTCCCGAAGAGACGCTCTTCAGGCAGGGTCAGTTTGGACTTTGGTAAGAAAAAAGTTTTCTTTGATGTACAGTAGTTAGAATGAAGCTTTCAACCCATAAAAATAGTTTTGTAACTGCATCATACCTTTAGTGGAAAACTGTTCCATGAAGCTCTCTAGTTTATCTTTTTCTTTCCATCTTGGATCTGTGACCTTCGCAAGTTTTTCCACTTCTGCCTTGGCTTGGCTTTTTACTCCGACACGGTCTATAAGTCCTGCATCTTTAGCTCTTTTGGCTGAAAATATATGGGCATCTGCATACTCTTTTGAATGCTTTATATCTAAGCCCCGCGCATTCGCTACATCACTGATAAAAAGTTCATAGGTATCTTTGGTCAGTCTTTCGAGTTCAGCACGTTCTTCTGCTGTCCATTCTCTTGTTGGCGTGCCAGCTTCTTTGTAGGTACCTTGTTTGACTATCTGTGTTTTAACACCGATAGTATCCATCAGTTCTTCTATGTTTGCACTCTCCATTATCACCCCGATAGAGCCCACGATAGAGCCTGGATTGGCAATAATAGTATTGGCATAGATAGATGCGTAATAGCTGCCGCTTGCCATCATCCCGGAAGCATAAGCAACCACGGGTTTATGCTCTTTTAACGCTTTGATAGCATAGGCGATCTCAATAGAAGGAGGAACCGCACCCCCGGGTGAATTAATGTTGAGCAGTACACCTTTGATCTTCGGGTCTTTTTGTATCTCTTCTATCTCTTTGAGTATGGCATCAGCATCCATGATGGGACCTGCGAGTTGTATCTCTTGTAGATTGGCAGGCTTTAATTCTGTTGTTGACGTGGGCATAAGAACAACAAAAGCAATGAGCAAAAAAAGCATTCCCAAAAAGTGTTGACCTATCCATTTGATCGCTTTTCCTATAGCACTAAACATATTTTTCTCCTTCTATATAAACTTCTGAAACTTCTTTCGTATGCAAGATACTCCACAGTGCTAACTCATCTGTTCTTTGAGGTGCTTCAGGCAGTGTAACAATTGCAAAGTCCGCAAGTCTGTCTACTTCTATTTTACCACAGTTTAGACCTAATATATCAGCGGCATCTCCAGTGACTGCACGTAGTAATTTTTCGGAAAGTTCTTGGATATGAATGTCGTTGTGTAGCATGATCGCAGCTTTAAGTTCATCGAAGATATTCAGTGAATCGTTGGAACTTAATCCGTCTGTAGCGACAGTAAAAGGGAGGGATAGGTCTTCAATAGCAA contains:
- a CDS encoding Rrf2 family transcriptional regulator, whose protein sequence is MIGISSKTIYAVAALQELGSIPDNKVLKIKEIAANASIPQNFLEQILLELKKQGLLTSIKGAHGGYKLAKKLNDITLKDVVLILESDIFADNYQTDNQALKFFWDDIKQKVSAVFEIPLSELKNYQLKANQILNYSI
- a CDS encoding PLP-dependent aspartate aminotransferase family protein yields the protein MNNTTDFDYFNTLLVQSVGSKVGPIAPTITPSAAYGYENAEEAEGIFSAQVNKPLYARVGNPTNAKLEAIVAKMEGGFGAIATSSGMGAISMVCSAFLSAGDELLCIGGFFGGTYSLVNETLARFGITNTFCTVDDFEHIEATLKRGIKMVLFESVGNPSLTLPDIQRIIDLCNKYETLVMIDNTATPLLVRPLEMGADISVHSSTKNMSGHSAALGGIAVFRAVKEEGDKLLNPKYADVHKIVKKMGKKAFIPICKKRAIRDFGMTANAFGSFMTMVGLETLSLRVERINKSVETVAALLDEKLPEGVSVNHPSLPSSPDHDRYKSDFAQGCGPLLSINCGTKERAFIFLNKLNLVIQTANIGDNRTLALHMTSTIYSDFNEEARKFLGVDEGLIRVSIGLEDPMAIAEDFLQAANAL
- a CDS encoding CAP domain-containing protein gives rise to the protein MRHTFLRFSLFILLLLVSLEASSEHKGLIYLNTIREKSGLIKLKTNKTLQHAATSHANYLIHNQQNGHYEKRGKYAYTGSTPSERVIKADYPSTFVMENVSINTAGHKKSIDNLFSAIYHRFVFLDFDIDEIGFGVSSSKKKRKVKHAYVYNMGSSGIAGLCNRSFTLTHGIYYMSDICKQSTKMIPQSLFEVTKDKVRRKNRDIIVYPYAEQRDIWPAFYNESPDPLPGYKVSGFPLSVQFNPANYKHVTLRSFRLYDENGKEIKETKILQYNSDHNHLLTELEFVLMPLKRLEFDTKYTAVFEAVADGAKMKKQWTFKTAKPEEKIYRVSGNKTKLTVQAGSTVLLYMVPGSGKDILHSYRSRGGINASFLDQNTLKVTFPKRRSSGRVSLDFGKKKVFFDVQ
- the sppA gene encoding signal peptide peptidase SppA; the protein is MFSAIGKAIKWIGQHFLGMLFLLIAFVVLMPTSTTELKPANLQEIQLAGPIMDADAILKEIEEIQKDPKIKGVLLNINSPGGAVPPSIEIAYAIKALKEHKPVVAYASGMMASGSYYASIYANTIIANPGSIVGSIGVIMESANIEELMDTIGVKTQIVKQGTYKEAGTPTREWTAEERAELERLTKDTYELFISDVANARGLDIKHSKEYADAHIFSAKRAKDAGLIDRVGVKSQAKAEVEKLAKVTDPRWKEKDKLESFMEQFSTKGMMQLQNYFYGLKASF